From the genome of Triticum aestivum cultivar Chinese Spring chromosome 3B, IWGSC CS RefSeq v2.1, whole genome shotgun sequence, one region includes:
- the LOC123069561 gene encoding BTB/POZ and MATH domain-containing protein 3, translating to MKTCTIVGRVQAKGHHFVRIDGYSHTKAMMATGDHVLSCGFPIGGRIWRVKYYPNGSAKEHADWISVSLLVDPDTKAAAVKARFRFSLLDTGGEPVPEYVTSSSEIRTFPSPGPKAGGWAFPRFVKRLDLENSAHLKDDGFAIRCDVDVMSDLGLHVEETFLDVPEPDLRVHLARLLRTKDGADVAFKVGDETFGAHRCMLAARSPVFKAEISGHKADTCVNIDGMDAPAFQALLHFIYTDSLPDMAGQDVPAVVRQLSAAADRYQVARLKLVCEDKLNKTTATVDQRQRHHRHRWFMGTCLEFVNSLHPRRQQPQHSLPSTATPSSTPSASAIVVSETSGHHVLKIEGYSRTKMMLQRGQHVASGEFQVGGHTWRIKYYPNGCDQGSAGYISMHLECTMVATGVDVVHAKVKLSLPGHATEYFPLCAFTKDKCTFTKHDTSLSFDRFVKRSELESSSYLRDDCFNVRCDLAVFMNEVRVEPAVVVPPPALPRHLSQMLSYQEGSDVSFKVGRETFAAHRCILAARSPVFKAELVGPMKENKMRLVHIEDMDAAVFQALLHFIYTDELPTTTRKEATAMAQHLLVAADRYDMERLKLVCQDKLCRHLDAATAATTLALAEQHQYPRLKEAVFAFLCSSPANLRAVLASDGYEHLTASCPSITKELVARLAATL from the coding sequence ATGAAGACCTGCACCATCGTTGGCAGAGTGCAGGCCAAGGGGCACCACTTCGTGAGAATCGACGGATACTCCCACACAAAGGCGATGATGGCCACCGGCGACCACGTCCTGTCCTGCGGCTTCCCCATCGGCGGCCGCATCTGGCGCGTCAAGTACTATCCCAACGGCTCCGCCAAGGAGCATGCCGACTGGATCTCCGTCAGCCTTCTCGTCGACCCCGACACCAAGGCAGCCGCCGTGAAGGCGCGCTTCCGCTTCAGCCTTCTTGACACTGGCGGCGAGCCGGTGCCGGAATACGTCACCAGCAGCAGCGAGATACGAACGTTTCCGTCGCCGGGACCTAAAGCCGGGGGGTGGGCCTTCCCCCGCTTCGTCAAGCGACTCGACCTGGAGAACTCGGCGCACCTGAAGGACGACGGCTTCGCCATCCGGTGCGACGTCGATGTCATGAGCGACCTGGGCCTGCACGTGGAGGAGACGTTCCTCGACGTGCCGGAGCCCGACCTGCGCGTCCACCTCGCCCGCCTCCTTCGCACCAAGGACGGCGCCGACGTGGCGTTCAAGGTCGGCGACGAGACGTTCGGTGCACACAGGTGCATGCTCGCGGCACGGTCTCCGGTCTTCAAGGCGGAGATCTCCGGCCACAAGGCTGATACGTGCGtcaacatcgacggtatggatgctcCGGCGTTCCAGGCTTTGCTCCACTTCATATACACGGACTCCTTGCCGGACATGGCCGGGCAAGACGTGCCTGCCGTGGTACGGCAGTTAAGTGCGGCGGCGGACAGATATCAAGTGGCAAGGCTAAAGTTGGTCTGCGAGGACAAGCTAAACAAAACCACGGCGACCGTGGATCAGCGACAGCGGCATCACCGCCACCGGTGGTTCATGGGGACGTGCTTGGAGTTTGTGAATTCGCTTCACCCTCGACGCCAACAACCACAACATTCTCTCCCGTCGACGGCGACGCCGAGCTCCACGCCGTCCGCCTCGGCCATTGTCGTCTCCGAGACGAGCGGGCACCACGTGCTCAAGATCGAAGGCTACTCGCGGACGAAGATGATGCTCCAAAGGGGACAGCATGTCGCCTCCGGAGAGTTCCAGGTTGGAGGCCACACATGGCGCATCAAGTACTACCCCAACGGCTGCGACCAGGGCAGCGCAGGCTACATATCCATGCACCTCGAATGCACGATGGTCGCCACGGGCGTCGACGTCGTGCATGCAAAAGTCAAGCTCAGCTTGCCCGGTCACGCCACGGAGTATTTTCCGTTGTGTGCTTTCACCAAAGACAAGTGCACTTTCACCAAGCACGACACTTCCCTCAGCTTCGACAGATTCGTCAAGAGGTCCGAGCTGGAGAGCTCAAGCTATCTCAGGGATGACTGCTTCAACGTCCGGTGCGACCTCGCCGTCTTCATGAACGAGGTGCGCGtggagccggcggtggtggtgccgCCGCCCGCCCTGCCCCGGCACCTTTCCCAGATGCTTTCCTATCAGGAGGGGAGCGACGTGTCGTTCAAGGTTGGCCGCGAGACATTCGCGGCGCACCGGTGCATCCTTGCTGCCCGGTCACCGGTCTTCAAGGCAGAGCTCGTCGGCCCCATGAAGGAGAACAAGATGAGGCTCGTGCACATCGAGGACATGGACGCGGCCGTGTTCCAGGCACTGCTCCACTTCATCTACACCGACGAGCTGCCCACCACGACCAGGAAAGAAGCGACAGCCATGGCCCAGCACCTGCTCGTCGCGGCAGACAGATACGACATGGAGAGGCTAAAGCTTGTCTGCCAAGACAAGCTGTGCAGGCACCTCGACGCGGCCACCGCGGCGACGACCCTGGCACTGGCCGAGCAGCACCAGTACCCGCGGCTCAAGGAGGCCGTCTTCGCGTTTCTCTGCAGCTCGCCTGCCAACTTGAGAGCAGTCTTAGCGAGCGATGGTTACGAGCATCTGACTGCGAGTTGCCCCTCCATTACCAAGGAGCTTGTCGCCAGGCTCGCAGCAACCCTCTAG